Within Massilia litorea, the genomic segment CACCTCTTTCTCGAGGCCATTCACGATAAACACATAAACGGTGGCGCCCTCGCTGTTCTTGCGCGTGCCCATGTAACGAATCACTTGTTTCTCCTTACTCGACCCGCCCATTATGACACCTGCCGCCGCGGGCGGCTGTGCTCGAATGCTTCAGGCCGCTTTTGGGCGCACCGGCCGCCAGGCTGAACTGTTGTGATCGAGCCACGATTCGATCAGGTGCCGATTGTCGTGCTGCCACGGATGAAAGGAGCGCGAAAAATACTGCAGCCCCGGCCTCAGCAGATGCCCAGCCAGTCCATTGCGCCCGAACCAGATCTTGATCGCACTGCCCCAGGTGCGCGGCTTGAACAGCTCGCCGTCGCGGCGCAGGTTGAAACAAGTCTGGAGAAAAGTCTCGAAGGCAAACATGAAACTGACGTGCACATACCAGAGCACGCGCCGCCAGTATCCGCCTCCGGCGGCGCGGTAGGCATCGAAGGCCACGCCCTTGTGCTCGGTTTCCTCGACCGCGTGCCAGGACCAGACGGTCTGCATCCGCGGCTCGGCGCCTTCCAGCCAGTCGGGATGGCGCAGCACGCCGTCGGCCAGCATCGCCGTGTAATGCTCGAGCGCGCAGGTGATCGCCAGCCGGCTCAGCACACTCATGCGGTCGATGCGCCGGATCCGCTTACGGGTTGCGGCCTCGCGCGTATAGGGCAGGCCCTGGCGCTCGAGCTCCTTGTTGTACTGCACGTGGACATGCCGGTGGGTCGCCTCCTGGCCGATGAAATCCCTGACTTCTTCGCGCAGCTGCGGGTCGGTCAGGCATTCCGGCGGCACGGCGCGCACGGCATCGATGAACAATTGCTCGCCGAGGGGAAAACTCATCGACAACGCGTTGAACAGCTGGGTGCGGTAGGCGTCGCCGCCATTCCAGTGGCGCCCGAAACCTTGCGCGAGGTCGACATCGATTTTCCGGACTGTCAGGGTAGACATGGGTTTCCTTTCGTCTGCCGATGGTGAACAGGACGCAGTTCGGCGCCCGACTTCGACCGTTGATACCGTGATTTTGCACGTCCATCGGTTCGGCTGCATGCACCGCTGCCGTTTGCCCTATCGTGCATGCTCTGCCCCCACAAAAACAACAAGGACACCGAATGAACATCAAGCACACCGCCCTCGCCGCCCTCGTCCTCTGCAGCGGCCTGGCCAGCATGCAGGGCGTTTCCGCCGACGACAGGCGCGCGCCCGTGATCGTCGACAAGCGCGCCGTCGGCGCATTTACCGCCATCGAACTGGCCGGCCCCTTCCGCGTCATCGTGACCGAGGGCGCGCCGCGCCTGGAATTATCGGGCGAAGCGAAGCAGCTGGCCGAGATCGAGACGGAAGTGCGCAATGGCACCCTGATCGTGCGCCAGCGTTCCTCGCGCTCGAGCTTCGGCTTCCACTGGGGCAAGCGCGAGCATGAGGAAGTCGTCGTGCGCATCGGCGCATCAAGCCTGAAGTCGCTCGCCAGCAGCGGCAGCGGCGACGTCGAGCTCGATACGGTCGGCGGCGAGCGTTTCACCTTGTCCTCGAGCGGGCCGGGCGACATCCGCGCACGGGGCGCCGCGCGTACGTTTGAAGTAAGCAGCAGCGGCAGCGGCGACCTCGACCTGCGCCAGGTGAAAGCGGGCAACGTCGCGCTGTCGATGTCCGGTCCCGGCGACGTGCAGCTGGGCAGCGTCGGCAACGAACTGACGGCGCGCGTCAGCGGCTCGGGCGACCTTGATGCGGACGAGCTGCGCCTGGCGCGCGCCGTGGCGCTGGTATCGGGTCCGGGCGGCGCCAGGTTACGCGGCACGGCGCGCGAGTTGCGGGTTGAAGTCAACGGCTCGGGCGACCTCGATGCCTGCGGCCTGCAGGTCGAAAAGCTCAACAGCGTCCAGCGCGGACCGGGCAATGCCTGCGTCGCCGGCACCATCCGCCAGTTCGAGGCCGAAGTCAACGGATCGGGCGACCTCGAAGCGCGCGGCCTGCAGGCCGGACGCGCGGTCCTGCGCATGACCGGCCCCGGCAGCGCAAGGCTCTCCGGCAGCGCCGACGAACTGCGCGCGGACCTGAGCGGCTCGGGCGAACTCGACGCTGAAAAACTCACCGTGCGCAGCGCGATGATCGACAGCGGCGGCCCCGGCGACATCAAACTGGCGCGCGTCACCGATACCCTCGACGCTTCGCTGCACGGCTCGGGCGACCTGAGCGCCTCGATCGAAGGCAAGCGCGTCATGCTGAAGCTGCGCGGCCCCGGCAACGCCCAGCTGCAAGGCCACGCCGAGCGCATCACCGCCGAACTGAGCGGCTCCGGCAGCCTGCAGGCGCGCCGTCTGACGGTGCGCCAGACGGACATCAACGTGCGTGGGCCGGGCACCGCTTCGGTGAACCAGGTGCGCGAAGGCGACGGGCGCGAGCAGCTGGTGCAGGTCGAGCGCGGTGGACGGCGTCAGGTGGACTGAACCTGGGCGTAGCGCTTGAGATGCCTGGTTCGCCCAGGGCAGGCATGCGTCTGGACGACTATCGGAATGATTCCTGAAAAGTAACATCAGGCGCCGAACAAGCGTTATGCTTGTCCTTGAAGCGACGCGCCGAAGCCTTGCCAGGTTCCCGGCATCCCGATTCGAAGGACAATCCAAATGACTAGCCTCGACCGGCCCGTGTGGGCCTCACTTGTCTCTGCACCGCAGCTCGCGGAAGGTGGTGATCTTGCCAAGCGTTTCCGGCGCGACGTCAACGTTTTCGCTGCCGCGTCCGACGATAGCCCCGCGAGTCTTGCGGCACTTGCCGGGCTCGTCTGCGATGACGAATCCATCTTTTTGCTCCAGGTCCCGACCATCCGCCTGCCCGACGGCCTTGTCGCGGTGCGCGAGGCCCAGGGAGTGCAGTTGCTGGCGGCCCGGCCCATCGCGCCCGGGACAGGCAAGGATCCGATCCTTGTCCTTGGCGATGCGGATGCGGAGGAAATGCTCGCTTTGGCGACACTGACCGAGCCGGGACCCTTTTTGTCACACACACATACGATGGGCCGCTTCGTCGGCATCCGCGTCGACGGGCGTCTGGTCGCCATGGCGGGGGAGCGCATGCGTTTTCCGGGTTTCACGGAAGTCAGCGGCGTATGTACCCATCCTGACTTTCGCGGGCGTGGCCTGGGCAGAAGACTTTCTTCCGTCGTCGCGCATGCCATCCAACAACGCGGCGAGCAGCCATTCCTTCACGCTTGGGCGTCCAACACTGCGGCAATCGCGCTGTACGAACACTTGGGATTCACATACCGAACGGCAGTACAGGTGGCCGTCGTGAAAAAACGGGCCTGAATGCACACTGCCCGAAGCAAGCCACGAATCGACCCGAAACCATGTTAACCGGACTAAATCACCTGACCCTTGCGGTGCGCAATATCGAACGAAGCGTGGATTTCTATCGACAACTGCTCGGCTTCCGCCTGCTCGCGAGCTGGGATGCAGGCGCTTACTTATCGCTTGGGGATTTGTGGCTGTGTCTGTCGCTGGATCCCCTGAGGCCGGAAGGACCCACGCCCGAGTACACGCACTACGCGTTCAGCATCACGCAGGACAATCTCGACACCTTGCGTCGGCACCTGCGCGATCACGGCGTCACCGAGTGGCGACAGAACCGCAGCGAAGGGGACTCCGTTTACTTTCTCGACCCTGACGGACATAAGTTTGAAGCGCACGTTGGCGACGTGCGCAGCCGGCTCGCCCAATGCCGCATCCAGCCTTACTCAGGCATGCGCTTCTTTGAATGAGTTCGGCAATCGTGCGCGGGCCGGGCAGCGCCGCGGTCAACCAGGTAGTCGAGGGCGGCGGGCGCGAGCAGCTGGTGCAGGTCGAGCGGGGTGGAAGGCGTCAGGTGGAGTAAGTTTTCGGCTGCTTGCTGGCGGTTCCGCATCTCCGCACTCGGCCTTATAGCGGACCTGTGCTGTTGGGATAAGCGGCGAATCAACGATGCTGCAGCTCTGAAGGCGCATCTTCGCAGTTCATCAGCATCGCGTACTTCCCCCAATGTGCATAAGGTTTGCTCCATGATGCGTTGACCGGTTGAACGCGCAGCCGATAGCGCCCCTAAGCCATTCGCTTCCTGTCCGCCAAGCGCCAGCGCAGCAAGCCCGACGTACCCACCAGGTAATAACCGGCAACCACGCCCATGATCCCCATCGTCAGCGGACTGCTGCCGAACGCCGGCACCTGCTGCGGCCCCAACGTAAACATTTCGAACATGCGATACAGCACGCGCGCAATGAAGAGCATGGCGACGACCATGCCGATCGGGGCGTAGGGAATATAGAAATAATCGCTGCCGACGCGCTCGAAACCCATGCGGCGCCAGGCGGCGAAACCGAGCGCAGTGCCGACTGCCGCGCCGCCGAGCAGCGCGCCAAGCACGGCAGGCTTGGCGAACAGCATGACGATCATGGCCAGCAAAAAGGTCGGCAGGAAGGTCACGCCGAACCAGTGGCGCCACATGCGCGATTTCTGGCGGACGGTCAGGCGCTGCACGCGCTTGTAGACGCGCCACATGATGAGGGGCGTGGCGGCGAACATGATCAAGTGCGTCTGGGTCATGGTGTAGATGATAATGTGGATGGGCTGGCGCCGAGTATCACCCATTTTTTCCATTTTGGAAATAATGGCATTGCGGTTTGTCCGGCTTCCGCCTCCTGCGCGGCGCCCGGGATATGGCGCTCAACCATACCAGTTTGCATACCAGCACCCGCTCCCGCTTTTCATAGGGTAGCATCCCCTCCGGAGCACGCCGGGCGGCCCGGCATTCAATACCACTTAAATACCTGTTGACAAGCTCAACCCGCCTCCCTATAGTGCCCTGACCTCCCCGGCACTCATTTCCCCATGATCGAATACCTCATCGGCGTCGATGGCGGCGGCACCGGCACCCGCGTGCGCCTGGCCAGCTCCGCCTCCAGCGGCGAAGAACTGGCGCAAACCAGCGCCGGCCCCTCCGGCCTGTCCCACGGCATCGACAATGCCTGGATCACCATCCTGGCCGCCATCGGCGAAGCCTGCGCGGTGGCCGATATCGGCTCCCCTCCCCTGTCCTCGATGGCGATCGGCCTCGGCCTCGCCGGCGTGCACAACAAGGACTGGGCGGCGCAATTCGTGGCCGCCGATCCCGGCTTTGGCGCCCTCGTGCTCGACACCGACGGCTTCACTACCCTGATGGGCGCCCACGGCGGCGCGCCGGGCGCGATCGTGGCGATCGGCACGGGCAGCGTCGGCGAAGCGATGCTGGTCGACGGCACCAAGGTCGAAGTCGGCGGCTGGGGCTTCCCGGCCGGCGACGAAGCGAGCGGCGCCTGGATGGGCCTGCGCGCGCTGAACCATATCGAACAGGTGCTCGACGGCCGCGTGCGCGGCGGCGACTTTGCGCGCGAGGTGATCGCAGCCTGCGGCGGCAACCGCGACGCGGTGCAGATCTGGCTCGGGCGCGCCAACCAGACGGCCTACGCCAGCCTGGCACGCTTCGTCGTGATCCATGGCGAGACCGATCCGGTGGCGCGCGCCATCCTCGAACACGCGGGGCGCGAGGTGGCGAGCATCGCCGACGCCCTCGACCCGTCCCACACGCTGCCGCTGGCCTTGTGCGGCGGCCTGGGCGACGTGCTGCTGGCCTGGCTGCCGCCGGAAACGCGCGCCCGCTGCCTGCCGGCCCAGGGCGACTCCGCACGCGGCGCCCTGCTGATGATCGAACGCTATCTGAAAGAACGCCAATGAAAGGCAATATCCTCACTCCCGACGGCTGGGTCCATGGCGAATTGCGCTTCGGTGCCCGCATCGATGCCATCGAGGGCAATCCGGTCGACATCGAGAGCAATGGCGACGACCTCATCCTGCCCGGCTTCATCGACGTCCACGTGCACGGCGGCGCCGGGCGCGACATGATGGAAGGCGGCGACGCGCCGCACGTGATCGCGGCCCTGCACGCAAAGCACGGCACCACCAGCCTGCTCGCCACCACAATGACCGCCCCGCCGGAAGACATCCAGCGCGCATTGAAGGCCATCGGCGCGGCCTGCAAGGAGCGCGGCAGCAAAGAGGCGCGCATCCTCGGCGTGCACCTGGAAGGCCCCTACATCAATGCCGCCAGGCTGGGCGCCCAGCCGCCGTTCGCCAAGGAAGCCACGCTCGCCGAGATCGAAGCCTATGAAGCCCTGGCGCCGATGCGCGTGATCACGGTGGCGCCCGAAATCCACGGCCACCTCGAACTGGTGCGGCTGCTGGCGGACCAGGGCGTGCGTGTCCAAATCGGCCACACCAGCGGTTCCTACGAAGACGGCGTCGCCGCACTGGAGCACGGCGCGGCCGGTTTTACCCACCTGTTCAATGCAATGCCGGGCCTGCACCACCGCGAGCCGGGCATGGTCGGCGCAGCGCTGGCCCATGCGCAGTACGCCGAGATCATCCCCGACCTGCTGCACGTGCATCCGGGTGCGATCAAGGTGGCATTGCGTTCGATTCCGCAGCTGTTCTGCGTGACCGATTCGACCGCCGCCGCCGGCATGCCCGACGGCGAATACATGCTGGGCCGCCAGGTGGTCCACAAATGCATGGGCGGCGTGCGCCTGGCCGATGGCACCCTCGCCGGCTCGACGCTGACGATGATTGGTGCGCTGCGCAATCTGGTGAAAATCGGACTGTCGCTGGCGGAAGCCTCGCGCCGCGTCTCGACCAACGCCGCCGACTATCTCGGCGAAACCCAGCGCGGCCGCATCCAACCCGGATGCCATGCCGACTTCGTCGTGCTCGACCGCGACCTGAACATCAAAGCTGTCTATATCGAAGGAGAAGCCGTATGACCGTCCCTGCAACCTCGCTGATGCTGCAGGAGGCCATGTCGGCCGGCGACTGCGTCGCCCTGCAACTGTCCCAGGACACCGAACGCTACGCCGAACTCGGACGTACGCTGAGGTCGACCAATTTCCACAGCGCCGTCACCGTGGCGCGCGGCAGCTCGGACCACGCGTCGAGCTATGTCGCCTACCTGATCATGTCGCGCATGGGGCGCCTCGTCACCTCGCTGCCGATGTCGCTCGTCACGCTGTATAAATCGCCGCTCGTCACGCAGGGCACGCTGGCGATCTCGATCTCGCAATCGGGCCAGAGCCCGGACGTGGTCGAGCCGATCCAGTACTTCCGCGACGGCGGCGCCACCACCGTGGCACTCGTGAATGACGCCGAATCGCCGCTGGCAAAGGCCGCCGCCTGGACCATGCCCCTGCACGCCGGCAAGGAGCAGAGCGTGGCCGCAACCAAGAGTTTTATTACGAGCCTGGTGGCGGGCGCGCGCCTGGTCGCCGAATGGCAGGACGACGCCGAACTGAAAGCGGGCCTCGCCGCACTGCCGGACGACCTGCGCGCAGCGTCCCGGGTCGACTGGTCGGCCGCCATCGAGGTGCTGGCGCCGGCCCGCAACATCATGGTGGTCGGACGCGGCATCAGCTTCCCGATCGCCCTGGAGGCGGCCCTGAAATTCAAGGAAACCTCGGCCCTGCAGGCGGAGGCCTTCTCGGGCGCCGAGATCAAGCACGGCCCGATGGCCCTGATCGAGGACGGCTATCCGCTGCTGATCTTCGCCACGCGCGGCCCGGCCCAGGCCGGCCTGGTTGCGCTGGCGACCGAGATGCGCGGGCGCGGCGCGCGCGTGCTGCTGGCGGCGCCGGAAGACATCGCCGAGCGCGACCTGACGCTGCCGGTGGCGGCCACGCCCGACCTCGACCCGATCGTCGCGATCCAGGCCTTCTATGTAATGGCCGCCCAGCTCTCGAAGGCGCGCGGGCTCGATCCGGACCGGCCGCGCCACCTGAGCAAAGTCACCAGAACAAACTGAGCCACAAGCCATGGACGACCTGAAAAAAATCGCCGGCCAGCTGATCATGGTGCGCCTGTTCGGCACCGAGCTGGATGAAGACACGGCCCGCTTCCTGGCGGCGAATCGCGTGCGCGGCGCCTGCCTGTTCCGCCAGAACATGACGGACGCGGCGCAGCTGACGCGCCTGACCGGCGCCCTGCGCGCGGTGATGGGGCCGGAAGCGCTGATCGCACTCGACCAGGAAGGCGGCGCCGTGGTGCGTTCGACCTGGGTGCCGGCGCCGCCCTCGGCGATGGCCATCGGTGCGGCCAACGATCCGATTCTCGCGCGCGAGGTCGGTGCAGC encodes:
- a CDS encoding metal-dependent hydrolase, with protein sequence MSTLTVRKIDVDLAQGFGRHWNGGDAYRTQLFNALSMSFPLGEQLFIDAVRAVPPECLTDPQLREEVRDFIGQEATHRHVHVQYNKELERQGLPYTREAATRKRIRRIDRMSVLSRLAITCALEHYTAMLADGVLRHPDWLEGAEPRMQTVWSWHAVEETEHKGVAFDAYRAAGGGYWRRVLWYVHVSFMFAFETFLQTCFNLRRDGELFKPRTWGSAIKIWFGRNGLAGHLLRPGLQYFSRSFHPWQHDNRHLIESWLDHNSSAWRPVRPKAA
- a CDS encoding GIN domain-containing protein produces the protein MNIKHTALAALVLCSGLASMQGVSADDRRAPVIVDKRAVGAFTAIELAGPFRVIVTEGAPRLELSGEAKQLAEIETEVRNGTLIVRQRSSRSSFGFHWGKREHEEVVVRIGASSLKSLASSGSGDVELDTVGGERFTLSSSGPGDIRARGAARTFEVSSSGSGDLDLRQVKAGNVALSMSGPGDVQLGSVGNELTARVSGSGDLDADELRLARAVALVSGPGGARLRGTARELRVEVNGSGDLDACGLQVEKLNSVQRGPGNACVAGTIRQFEAEVNGSGDLEARGLQAGRAVLRMTGPGSARLSGSADELRADLSGSGELDAEKLTVRSAMIDSGGPGDIKLARVTDTLDASLHGSGDLSASIEGKRVMLKLRGPGNAQLQGHAERITAELSGSGSLQARRLTVRQTDINVRGPGTASVNQVREGDGREQLVQVERGGRRQVD
- a CDS encoding GNAT family N-acetyltransferase; the encoded protein is MTSLDRPVWASLVSAPQLAEGGDLAKRFRRDVNVFAAASDDSPASLAALAGLVCDDESIFLLQVPTIRLPDGLVAVREAQGVQLLAARPIAPGTGKDPILVLGDADAEEMLALATLTEPGPFLSHTHTMGRFVGIRVDGRLVAMAGERMRFPGFTEVSGVCTHPDFRGRGLGRRLSSVVAHAIQQRGEQPFLHAWASNTAAIALYEHLGFTYRTAVQVAVVKKRA
- the fos gene encoding fosfomycin resistance glutathione transferase: MLTGLNHLTLAVRNIERSVDFYRQLLGFRLLASWDAGAYLSLGDLWLCLSLDPLRPEGPTPEYTHYAFSITQDNLDTLRRHLRDHGVTEWRQNRSEGDSVYFLDPDGHKFEAHVGDVRSRLAQCRIQPYSGMRFFE
- a CDS encoding BadF/BadG/BcrA/BcrD ATPase family protein, whose protein sequence is MIEYLIGVDGGGTGTRVRLASSASSGEELAQTSAGPSGLSHGIDNAWITILAAIGEACAVADIGSPPLSSMAIGLGLAGVHNKDWAAQFVAADPGFGALVLDTDGFTTLMGAHGGAPGAIVAIGTGSVGEAMLVDGTKVEVGGWGFPAGDEASGAWMGLRALNHIEQVLDGRVRGGDFAREVIAACGGNRDAVQIWLGRANQTAYASLARFVVIHGETDPVARAILEHAGREVASIADALDPSHTLPLALCGGLGDVLLAWLPPETRARCLPAQGDSARGALLMIERYLKERQ
- the nagA gene encoding N-acetylglucosamine-6-phosphate deacetylase codes for the protein MKGNILTPDGWVHGELRFGARIDAIEGNPVDIESNGDDLILPGFIDVHVHGGAGRDMMEGGDAPHVIAALHAKHGTTSLLATTMTAPPEDIQRALKAIGAACKERGSKEARILGVHLEGPYINAARLGAQPPFAKEATLAEIEAYEALAPMRVITVAPEIHGHLELVRLLADQGVRVQIGHTSGSYEDGVAALEHGAAGFTHLFNAMPGLHHREPGMVGAALAHAQYAEIIPDLLHVHPGAIKVALRSIPQLFCVTDSTAAAGMPDGEYMLGRQVVHKCMGGVRLADGTLAGSTLTMIGALRNLVKIGLSLAEASRRVSTNAADYLGETQRGRIQPGCHADFVVLDRDLNIKAVYIEGEAV
- a CDS encoding SIS domain-containing protein codes for the protein MTVPATSLMLQEAMSAGDCVALQLSQDTERYAELGRTLRSTNFHSAVTVARGSSDHASSYVAYLIMSRMGRLVTSLPMSLVTLYKSPLVTQGTLAISISQSGQSPDVVEPIQYFRDGGATTVALVNDAESPLAKAAAWTMPLHAGKEQSVAATKSFITSLVAGARLVAEWQDDAELKAGLAALPDDLRAASRVDWSAAIEVLAPARNIMVVGRGISFPIALEAALKFKETSALQAEAFSGAEIKHGPMALIEDGYPLLIFATRGPAQAGLVALATEMRGRGARVLLAAPEDIAERDLTLPVAATPDLDPIVAIQAFYVMAAQLSKARGLDPDRPRHLSKVTRTN